The sequence TTGCTGTTGGTAAGGAAAAATTTATGCAAGATGCATCAAATGTGATGCAGTTATTGTTGAAGACACAATCAGACTTAAATAATATGGAAGATGATGACCCTCAGACCTCTTACATGGTTTCAGCATGGGCTAGAATGTGTAAAATTCTTGGAAGTGATTTTCAACAGTACCTTCCACTGGTTATTGAGCCTCTTATTAAGACTGCTTCAGCTAAACCTGACGTTGCTCTCTTAGACACACAAGACGTGGAGAATATGAGTGATGATGATGGATGGCAATTTGTAAATCTTGGAGACCAGCAAAGTTTTGGAATTAAAACTTCAGGACTTGAAGCAAAAGCAACTGCTTGCCAGATGTTGGTTTATTATGCTAAGGAGTTAAGAGAAGGATTTGTGGACTATACAGAACAAGTTGTAAAACTGATGGTTCctttattgaaattttatttccatgACAATGTTCGAGTGGCAGCTGCAGAGTCCTTGCCTTTTCTCCTGGAATGTGCAAGAATTCGTGGGCCAGAGTATCTTGCACAGATGTGGCAATTCATATGTGATCCCTTAATCAAGGCTATTGGGACTGAACCTGATACAGATGTACTCTCAGAAATAATGAATTCTTTTGCAAAATCCATTGAAGTAATGGGAGATGGGTGCCTTAATGATGAACACTTGGAAGAACTGGGAGAAATACTGAAAGCAAAACTTGAAGGGCACTTTAAAAACCAAGAACTAAGACAGGTTAAAAGACAGGAAGAAAACTATGATCAACAGGTTGAAATGTCTCTGCAAGATGAGGATGAATGTGATGTTTATATTCTGACCAAAGTATCAGATATTTTGCACTCATTATTTAGTACTTACAAGGAAAAGATTTTACCGTGGTTTGAACAGCTACTTCCATTAATTGTAAATCTAATTTGTTCTAATAGGCCGTGGCCAGACAGACAGTGGGGATTGTGCATATTTGATGATATCATAGAGCACTGCAGTCCAACCTCATTTAAATATGTTGAATATTTTCGGTGGCCAATGCTACTAAATATGAGAGACAACAACCCTGAAGTCAGGCAAGCTGCTGCTTATGGCCTGGGTGTTATGGCACAGTTTGGTGGAGATGATTATCGTTCTTTATGTTCAGAAGCTGTTCCGCTGCTGGTAAAAGTTATTAAGTGTGCAAattccaaaaccaaaaaaaatgtcATTGCTACAGAGAACTGTATCTCAGCAGTAGGGAAGATTTTGAGGTTTAAGCCTAACTGTGTAAATGTAGATGAAGTTCTTCCACACTGGTTGTCATGGCTTCCATTGCATGAGGATAAAGAGGAAGCTATTCAGACTTTGAGTTTTCTCTGTGACTTAATTGAAAGTAACCACCCCATTGTACTTGGTCCAAATAATTCCAATCTTCCAAAAATAATTAGTATAATTGCAGAAGGAAAAATTAATGAGACTATTAACTATGAAGATCCTTGTGCCAAACGCCTAGCTAATGTTGTACGTCAGGTACAGACTTCTGAAGAATTATGGTTGGAATGCATTTCCCATCTTGATGATGAGCAGCAGGAAGCCTTACAGGAATTGCTAAATTTTGCTTGAAGCACTTTAATATTACTTGAATGTCATCCCCCATAAAAGTAACTCCAAATAAGTGTTGTGAGTGGATTCCATTATGGTTGAGAGATCTGTTCTCTCCCTGCTAAGCAGTTTATATTCCTTCCCAGTGTTTCTCCATGATTAGTCAGTGTTATAGCCTCTGTTTACCTCGCATGTTTTATCAAACACAGACCTTGGTGATAACCTGTGCTTCTGTTGTCTTAAAATGTTTGTCGCCTATTCTCTATTTGATGTGAAGTATGTACGTTGTTGCTATTTGTCTAAATTCCTGATGCTGGGCAGGCAGTGTGCTTGGTGTTCAGGGTGTCGTGCTGCCTAACACAAGATGTTAAGAGTGCACAAAGATGGGATAGAAGAACTTCCAGGACAAACTCTTTGGAATTGTGAATGAAGAATATAGTGGCAGGCTTATTCCTCTATGATACTCCTAGTTTTCATAGTAATGGGAGGATACTGGTATTGGAAAAGTTTTGCGATACTGCAGAGGATGTGGCGAGTTTTCTCCATAATCAAAGAACTTTTTAATAATGTCCTCCTGAGGCTGAGACATATCCATATTCTAGTTCCCAAGGTGTCCAGCTGATAGTTAAGAGAACTTTAAAATCTTGGCCAGATCAGTCTGTCTTTTTTAACTTATCCAGGACCACAGGACTCTTCAAGGACTCTTAAGGACCACAGTTACTGTAAAGGGTATCCTGGTACATCTAACATTGGTAGCATATAATGTACTGTAATACAGTATTTGACAAAGAGTAAATGATTATTTGTGGGAGTCAATCACTGTTAGGTGTTTGAGAagaatattgcattgtgtatgtATGCCATTTTTCCCTGCAAAGcgttcaacaagagaagccctgaTTCAAAATGGGGcttaaatttctattttgaagAAACTCTTAGTTGTATAGTAGCATTAAAGAGAATTCAATTGTGATCATGAAAGGGAAGCAAAATTAATctttaaacatgaaaaagaaaacagctttgAGACAGCCATTGATTTAGCAGTAAGCGTGGATTCTAAGAAAACAGTTCTATAAATCTGGGGTTACTTATATTAATTACAATATTGGTCTTTAATCTCAGGCTTTTTGTAGGGTAGAAAAAAAAGCTTTCTACTCAGCAAATTATTTATCCAGAATTTAAGAACAAATACATCTGTCATGGATTTCCTGGGGCTGTTATGAGTACTGTGTATGTAAAGTATTTAGTGAGTATTTAAGACctagtaagtgcttaataaacgGTAGCTGTTACTGCTGTTGGTGTTTGTACCTCTTCTGTGTTCTCTTTTATGGTCTGGAATTCCTTTTACATTAAAATCTCCCTGTTTCCCCTCCTACTAGTTCATGAGCAGGCCATCTAGGCCACTGTGGACAGAGATACGAAATTgagattttaaatatgtaattccTACACATTCCCTGCAATTATTTATTgttaatgaagggaaaaaaagaaaaggacattgTTGGGGTATAGTCATAATTTAAataagattaaatttaaaagtatacatGAATAAATAGGAAAACCCCACCACAAAGTATCAATAGAGGTTTTCTATGGACGGTCTGATTGAAAGGcagtttttcttctcatttatctGTACTTCCTAAAAGCTCAAAGACCTAATTTTACTTTCCTAATAGTTAAGATAGAAGTTAAGATAgaagtatagtccatggggtcccaaagagtccacagggctgagcgactttcactcatgGGCTCTGAGAGAGAATGCTGTAAATGCCTAATAAATTACAAATGTCTGATGAGGTAAGAGGAGATCTAGATAAACTAGATgatgggtgtgtgtttgtgtgggggGGGTTGTCAACACCCTAAAACCTTAAAAGCGTCCCCATTCAACTCTTACCTAAGACTGCTATCTAACATACTGGACCcctctcccccctgcccccccaaaaaggaaaaaagctttttagttttgaATTTATCAGTGCTTTAAAGGTCCACACTGATGGGAAGTAAAAGTCTTAAGAGTCAAAATATCCCAATCATTTTGTTATAcatctttacttttaaaatgtttactttctaaaattttgattttgtattcAAGTAATTCCACGTTTCAAGCAAGAGCGTCCTGTATAAGCAGAAAAAGGAATATGTGCATCTTTGAAAAAGAACGTGAGAAAATAGTAATATCTTCATTAAGGAACCGTTCGTTAGTTACTTTCTCCTCATTTTTAAGCAATATGTCAACTAATGGAATGATAACCTCTCTTCTTAAGACATTCCCtaaacagtaattttaaaatgtgagattGAAAGGTCATGCCAACGACTGTTAAATGCTGCAGTTCTGAtttgaaatatttgaagactAAGTCCCAAGGACTTTAAATAAGGTTCCATTCCCTTCCTTTACTCTTCTTAGCAGATGTCAAAAATTGAGAAGGTGGGGATGTTTTTTCATTATAACGGAAAACatgggattaatttccaaaacaggaACTTATGTTAAGACTTGGGGACAGGAGTTTTAGAAATTCGAGTTCTacacatctctttttcttttgcatgtgaacatATGTTCCAATTAGTCGAGTTCTTGAACCTTTCTAAACTTTACAAAATGCCAATTCTACGTTGAAAAAATAGCAGTCACGGGGGGGAGGCAGTGTGCAAAGGGAAATTTTTAACAACAGGATAGGATTTACACTCGATGTCTACTTACAATTCACTTTCCATCAACGAAAGTTGTCTAGCAAGCGCCTGCAGGATTAATTTTAGCTTTTAGCGCTAATTGGTGTCTCGCGGAACAACTATCCTCTTAGCACAGCCCACTTCTAAAACCCTTTCAGCCTCCCACTCAGGAGGTGGCGAGCAAAGCCCGGCGGCCGCTTTGCTTCTCTCTTCACTCCGCCCCTTCCAGTTGGCTACAAACTGATGACATCATTGCTCCGCGCAACCTACCAGGCCTCAGGGTCTGAAGCTGAGACGAAGTCCTGGCTTTCACGTAGCGGTACGTGAGGTGGGGGGTGGTAGTGTTCTACTACGCATGCTCACCGTCGACGGCGACGGTgcctctttctttgcttttttccacaGCTCGCCCCAACCTGGAGAGCCGGGGCAGGGGGGGGGGCTGAGtgccctcccccttctctcccgGCCCCTCCTCTTCCCCCCGCCCAGTAGGGCTTCTAACTGACAGTTGTCGCCAGGCCCGGTCCTCGCGCCGCCTCCTCCTGCCTGGGTCCCCCGCAGGTAGAGAGGGGCGGGAGGGGGtgtgagggagagaaggaggagccCGAGCCGCGGTGGCCCGGCGTTTCGGCGCCCTCCGGGGaggctagagaaaaagcccacttTCCTCCTCGCCCCCTCCCTGCCTTCAGGCCGGCCCGGGAGGGGGTGGGGCGCGGAGGCCAAGCCAGGCCTGGCGGGTTAAGAGCGGCCGGGCGGGGCGCGAAGGGGTGAGGCAGGCTAGGGCCGTGCGCGCGCGCCGCCgccggggggaggggagaggagggcacCTAggctctcctcttctctcccccctcccccgcgcCCCATGTAACCCCGCCCCGCCGGCGGCAAGCTCGAGACCCCCGCGCGCACCGAGCCGAGCCGGCGGCTGAGGAGAGCGAGGCCCGATGCGGCTGAGGCTGCGCGACGCCCCTGAGCCCTGAGGAAGCGGTCCGCGCTCACGCGTGCCCCGGCGCCTCGAGCGGCCCCTGCACACCGCCCAACCTGGGCCTGCCGGAGGCATGAGCGTGCCGGGGAAGCCGGGGGAGATGAAGCCGGCCGGAGAAGAGGAGCGGCCGCTGCCGGCGGCCGAGGAAGAGGACGACGACGAGTTGGTGGCAGCGGCCCCGGCCTCACGGCCGACCCGAAGGAGTGCCTCCTCGAGGGAGGACGCGGACGACGACGAAGAGGAGGAGGCGATGGTGGTCGGGGGCGGTGGCTGCAAGGAGCAGGAGCTGACCTACGAGCTGCAGCAGGGCTACCGCATCCTGGGCGAGTTCCTGCAGGAGAAGCACCGAGGCCTCACCGCCCCATTCCTCCAGCCCTTGGGGGGCgttgccaccagggaagaggaGGCGGCCGAGGGGCCGCGCGGCGGAGGCCGGGGCAGTCGCGCCCTCCCGCAGCAGCCCGGTCAGGGCATGTGTCTGCTGAAGATGGAGGAGAAGTTCGCCAGCGGCCAGTACGGGGGCATCACCGAGTTCGTGGCGGACTTCAGGTTGATGCTGGAGACGTGCTACCGCCAGCATGGAGTGGACCACTGGGTCTCCAAACAGGGCCAGAAGCTGGAGATGATGCTGGAGCAGAAGTTGGCGCTTCTTTCTCGGTGAGTGAGCCCAGTTCCCGGCGGGACTGACGGACTGACACAAACACACCCTCGCACGTGTCCGAGGATGGGTTGGGCCAGGGGCCGGGGGGCGTCGCTGATAGGTGCTGAGTCAGAACCCCGGGAGGAGGAGCAGTGCTGGGCGGGGGCCCGCAGGGGTGTGGTGGGTGTGGGCCGAAAGAACCCCACGCCCAGGCGGGAAAGAACCAGACAAGAAAGCCGAGAACCGAGCGCTGAAGAGCAGGTAAAGTTTGTGGAAGTAAAGTGAAAAGGTGCCCGTAGGAAGAATTACAGGAGTAGGGAGAGAAAAAGTTTTAGTGGGATGGAAGTTGGCTTTTCAACTTTTATTAGACAGTTTTGGCAAGAAAATTTTAAACGTGTTTGGAATGAAATatcattagaaatttattttggcGCTTGTAAAAGCTGGTTTCAAACTTAAGGTTATATCGTTTTAGTATTCAGCTCGGTCATTGGAGATGTATAGTGTTATTAAGTGGTTAACAGTTACTGTGGCATATTCTTGGTTTTTTCTCTCAGCTTCATCTGAGAGGACTGAATTTGGTATCAACACAAACATTTTAATACGCTTAGGATGTTGGTATTCTTTCTCCCAGAAGTcataggcaggtcaggtggctcGACGCTCTCTCGTGCACTCTAGGTAGGTGGGTGAGAGGGTGAGTGGGTGTGTGCGCCCTCGGTACACTCCAGGTGGGTGGGtgtgctttgtcgctcagtcgcgtccgactcttcgcgacgcCATTGACTGTACCCCGCccggtcctctgtccatggggattcttcaggcaagaatactggagtgggttgccttgccctcctcacACTTTAGGTATACTCCACCCGTATATCTActcaattatttttcctttgtaagaAGTGATAATGTAACACAGGAGGCTAccaaaataaacatattaatttATATCTCTGTGATTGATAGGAGTCAATTGAATTTCTCTAGCGGAAATTCGTCAGGAATAAAAAAGTAATTGAAAGTTGTTGAAAATTGTGGTTGAAAGTGATCCAGTTATTTGACCTTTTACTAGAGGAAGTGAACTTGCAAATCACTCTACCTTTTtggcctccgtttcctcatctataaaatgaggataatgacaGTACCTGATTAATGGGGTTGCTGTTTATTAAATGCATTAATAAATGTAAAGTCGAATGTGCCAGTCCCATATAGTTAGCTCAAGATAAGTTTTAACCATTATAATACTAGTAGTGGTAgttgaataaaatgaatattctcATATCTGAAACTGGGACGTGTGCGAGTACTTTTATCCAAAAGCACCTGAAAAGTTGTGTTAACTTTTCTGTCCTTGATTTATAAttgtagttttaaaataatctaatcTGTCGCTGGCTTCCAGTTACGCTGTTTTCGAGACTACCAGTGACTTCTTTCACTGAAAACAATGGTTAACTTAGTGCTTGACTCATTAGGGCGGCTCTGTTTAAGGAACCTCTTCTTGAATCTTTTTCTAATACTGAATTATTTGGTAATAGAATAATTCACAAATTTGTATATTACTTTTAATACTTTAGTGGTGTTTTGTGTAGTGTGTTTGTTACCCTTGTCTTCACAGTGTTTCATAGCTACGACTCACATAAGAAAAAGtccattcactttatttttaagtagTAAAGTATATTCCAAGTTGAAG comes from Cervus elaphus chromosome 29, mCerEla1.1, whole genome shotgun sequence and encodes:
- the RANBP6 gene encoding ran-binding protein 6 isoform X2 codes for the protein MAASGSAGVPATVSGKQEFYQLLKNLINPSCMVRRQAEEIYENIPGLCKTTFLLDAVRNRRAGYEDPHPRVRAAACTTLGQMATDFAPNFQKKFHETVIAALLRTMENQGNQRVQSHAASALIIFIEDCPKSLLVLYLDSMVRNLHSILVIKLQELIRNGTKLALEQLVTTIASVADTIEEKFVPYYDIFMPSLKHTVELAVQKELKLLKGKTIECISHVGLAVGKEKFMQDASNVMQLLLKTQSDLNNMEDDDPQTSYMVSAWARMCKILGSDFQQYLPLVIEPLIKTASAKPDVALLDTQDVENMSDDDGWQFVNLGDQQSFGIKTSGLEAKATACQMLVYYAKELREGFVDYTEQVVKLMVPLLKFYFHDNVRVAAAESLPFLLECARIRGPEYLAQMWQFICDPLIKAIGTEPDTDVLSEIMNSFAKSIEVMGDGCLNDEHLEELGEILKAKLEGHFKNQELRQVKRQEENYDQQVEMSLQDEDECDVYILTKVSDILHSLFSTYKEKILPWFEQLLPLIVNLICSNRPWPDRQWGLCIFDDIIEHCSPTSFKYVEYFRWPMLLNMRDNNPEVRQAAAYGLGVMAQFGGDDYRSLCSEAVPLLVKVIKCANSKTKKNVIATENCISAVGKILRFKPNCVNVDEVLPHWLSWLPLHEDKEEAIQTLSFLCDLIESNHPIVLGPNNSNLPKIISIIAEGKINETINYEDPCAKRLANVVRQVQTSEELWLECISHLDDEQQEALQELLNFA